One window of Papaver somniferum cultivar HN1 chromosome 9, ASM357369v1, whole genome shotgun sequence genomic DNA carries:
- the LOC113310877 gene encoding uncharacterized protein LOC113310877, which translates to MQSCSMLRRCCCYNGASSGLKPATKKKQLVFMGSPEVSVSVLDALFDESKAPDSPFQVAAIVTQPPSRRDRGRKVMPSPVAQHALDRGFPSDLIFTPQKAGEEEFLCDLRALKPELCITAAYGNILPRKFLKIPPLGTVNVHPSLLPLYRGAAPVQRAVQDGVKETGTSLVYTVRALDAGPVIACERYEVDDRIKATELLTILFEKGSELLIRELPSIFDGSARERAQPQDDSKATHAAKLTPEEAWLSFDQEAFVLHNKVRAFAGWPGTRAKICILDPLNGQQDTLEVKIITTRICIQKDVQDHVKDDVTLVGGALQFPCGGDTTLEILELQLPGKKPVNAASFWNGLRGRKVQRL; encoded by the coding sequence ATGCAATCCTGTTCGATGCTTCGGCGATGTTGCTGCTACAATGGAGCATCTTCTGGTCTTAAACCTGCGACCAAGAAGAAACAGCTTGTTTTCATGGGATCCCCTGAGGTGTCGGTATCTGTTCTAGACGCCTTATTTGATGAATCCAAAGCTCCTGATTCTCCATTTCAGGTTGCAGCAATAGTCACACAACCCCCTTCAAGAAGAGATAGAGGGAGAAAGGTGATGCCTTCACCTGTTGCACAACATGCTTTGGACAGAGGTTTCCCATCAGATCTCATTTTCACTCCACAAAAAGCTGGGGAGGAAGAATTTTTATGTGATCTCAGAGCCTTAAAACCTGAACTGTGCATTACAGCAGCCTATGGGAATATTTTACCTAGAAAGTTTCTGAAGATTCCACCACTTGGAACAGTCAATGTTCACCCGAGTTTGCTGCCTCTCTATCGAGGTGCTGCCCCTGTTCAAAGAGCAGTGCAGGATGGTGTTAAAGAAACTGGAACATCACTTGTGTACACAGTTCGTGCGCTAGATGCTGGCCCAGTTATTGCCTGTGAAAGATATGAAGTTGATGACCGTATTAAGGCGACAGAATTACTGACCATTTTATTTGAAAAGGGGTCTGAACTTCTAATCCGTGAACTTCCTTCTATATTTGATGGATCTGCAAGGGAAAGAGCACAACCACAAGATGACTCCAAAGCTACTCATGCCGCGAAGCTAACACCGGAAGAAGCCTGGTTGTCCTTTGATCAAGAAGCTTTTGTCCTACACAATAAGGTTCGAGCTTTTGCAGGTTGGCCTGGAACCCGAGCAAAAATCTGCATTCTTGACCCTCTGAATGGTCAGCAGGACACTCTTGAGGTTAAAATAATTACCACGAGAATTTGCATCCAAAAGGATGTTCAGGATCATGTTAAGGATGACGTAACTCTTGTTGGGGGTGCCCTGCAGTTCCCATGTGGTGGAGACACAACACTAGAGATACTTGAACTCCAGCTTCCAGGTAAGAAACCAGTGAACGCAGCTTCCTTTTGGAATGGGTTACGGGGACGTAAGGTCCAAAGGTTATGA
- the LOC113310876 gene encoding protein DAMAGED DNA-BINDING 2-like isoform X1, whose translation MAPKTRKISFPRVVIERESDSEESSSSDEEEEVLEDENVGNFIEEEDEEMKEEAIDEGGDMDKKKKMKGKAPITISLKKVCKVCKKSGHEAGFRGATYIDCPMKPCFLCKMPGHTTMNCPHRVATENGVMPLRGNTSSSLDYVFGRQIRSNIPKIKPTFVIPDQVDCGVIRYHSRRITCLEFHPTNNNLLLSGDKKGQLGVWDFQKIHEKTVYGNIHSCILNNMKFNPANDGTIYGASSDGTVSCIDLETGLSSQLMDLNPNGWQGPNNWRMLYGMDVNSDKGLVVVADNHGILYYVDMRSNSKMEKSVLIHKKGTKVVGLHCNPLQPELLLSCGNDHFARIWDMRRLEAESSLASLPHRSVVNSAYFSPVSGSKILTTSIDNRLRVWDCVFGNLDIPSREIVHSHSFNRYLTPFRAEWDPKDPSESLAVIGRYISENFNDVALHPIDFIDTSTGQLVAEVIDPNITTISSVNKLHPRDDVMATGSSRSIFIWRPKEKTERIQEKDENRLVLCGDAGKKSKKGKGGKSDDDESDDDKYNSKGKNSKSKSIKPRSKNLTT comes from the exons ATGGCCCCCAAAACCAGAAAAATTAGTTTCCCAAGAGTTGTTATTGAGAGAGAATCAGATTCTGAAGAAAGTTCATcatcagatgaagaagaagaagttctagaggatgaaaatgttggaaacttcattgaagaagaagatgaagaaatgaaAGAAGAAGCCATTGATGAAGGTGGGGAtatggataagaagaagaagatgaaaggaaAAGCCCCCATCACTATTAGTCTTAAAAAAGTTTGTAAA GTATGTAAAAAGAGTGGACATGAAGCTGGTTTTAGAGGTGCTACTTACATTGATTGTCCCATGAAACCCTGTTTTCTCTGTAAAATGCCTG GTCATACTACAATGAATTGTCCGCATAGAGTAGCGACCGAGAATGGGGTTATGCCGTTACGTGGGAATACAAGTAGTTCACTGGATTATGTCTTTGGGCGGCAGATTAGAAGCAATATTCCCAAG ATAAAACCGACATTTGTGATACCGGATCAAGTGGACTGTGGAGTTATCAGATATCACAGTAGACGTATAACATGTTTGGAGTTCCATCCGACTAACAATAACCTTCTCCTATCAGGAGATAAG AAAGGGCAATTGGGAGTTTGGGATTTTCAAAAGATACATGAGAAGACGGTTTACGGAAATATACACTCATGTATTCTTAACAACATGAA GTTTAACCCTGCAAATGATGGAACGATATATGGAGCATCATCAGACGGGACTGTTAGTTGCATCGACTTGGAGACTGGGTTGTCTTCTCAGTTGATGGACCTTAACCCTAATGGATGGCAG GGCCCAAATAATTGGAGAATGCTGTATGGGATGGACGTCAACTCAGACAAAGGACTAGTAGTGGTTGCTGATAACCATGGAATTCTTTATTA TGTGGATATGAGGTCAAACAGCAAAATGGAGAAATCTGTTTTGATCCATAAAAAGGGTACGAAAGTCGTGGGACTTCATTGTAATCCCCTTCAGCCTGAGCTTCTTCTAAGTTGTGGAAATGATCACTTT GCTCGTATTTGGGATATGCGTCGACTGGAAGCTGAATCCTCCCTTGCAAGTCTTCCGCATCGCAGTGTTGTGAACTCTGCATATTTCTCACCGGTTTCTGGCAGTAAAATTCTTACTACATCGATTGACAACCGTCTTCGTGTATGGGATTGTGTCTTTGGAAATTTGGATATCCCAAGCAGAGAGATAGTACACAGCCACAGTTTCAACCGGTATTTGACTCCTTTTAGAGCTGAATGGGACCCAAAG GACCCTTCGGAGTCCCTTGCAGTTATAGGACGCTATATAAGTGAGAACTTCAATGATGTTGCTTTGCATCCCATCGATTTCATTGACACCAGTACAGGACAGTTGGTTGCTGAGGTGATTGATCCGAACATCACGACCATTAGTTCTGTAAACAAGTTACATCCTCGAGATGATGTCATGGCAACTGGGAGTTCAAG GTCAATTTTCATTTGGAGGCCCAAGGAGAAAACTGAGCGCATTCAAGAGAAGGATGAGAATAGACTGGTTCTTTGCGGAGATGCTGGAAAGAAATCTAAGAAGGGGAAAGGTGGTAAAAGTGATGACGATGAGTCTGATGATGACAAGTACAACTCCAAAGGAAAGAACTCGAAATCCAAGAGCATAAAACCCAGATCGAAGAATCTGACTACTTAG
- the LOC113310876 gene encoding protein DAMAGED DNA-BINDING 2-like isoform X2: MAPKTRKISFPRVVIERESDSEESSSSDEEEEVLEDENVGNFIEEEDEEMKEEAIDEGGDMDKKKKMKGKAPITISLKKVCKVCKKSGHEAGFRGATYIDCPMKPCFLCKMPGHTTMNCPHRVATENGVMPLRGNTSSSLDYVFGRQIRSNIPKIKPTFVIPDQVDCGVIRYHSRRITCLEFHPTNNNLLLSGDKKGQLGVWDFQKIHEKTVYGNIHSCILNNMKFNPANDGTIYGASSDGTVSCIDLETGLSSQLMDLNPNGWQGPNNWRMLYGMDVNSDKGLVVVADNHGILYYVDMRSNSKMEKSVLIHKKGTKVVGLHCNPLQPELLLSCGNDHFARIWDMRRLEAESSLASLPHRSVVNSAYFSPVSGSKILTTSIDNRLRVWDCVFGNLDIPSREIVHSHSFNRYLTPFRAEWDPKDPSESLAVIGRYISENFNDVALHPIDFIDTSTGQLVAEVIDPNITTISSVNKLHPRDDVMATGSSRSIFIWRPKEKTERIQEKDENRLVLCGDAGKKSKKGKGGKSDDDESDDDKYNSKGKNSKSKSIKPRSKNLTT, encoded by the exons ATGGCCCCCAAAACCAGAAAAATTAGTTTCCCAAGAGTTGTTATTGAGAGAGAATCAGATTCTGAAGAAAGTTCATcatcagatgaagaagaagaagttctagaggatgaaaatgttggaaacttcattgaagaagaagatgaagaaatgaaAGAAGAAGCCATTGATGAAGGTGGGGAtatggataagaagaagaagatgaaaggaaAAGCCCCCATCACTATTAGTCTTAAAAAAGTTTGTAAA GTATGTAAAAAGAGTGGACATGAAGCTGGTTTTAGAGGTGCTACTTACATTGATTGTCCCATGAAACCCTGTTTTCTCTGTAAAATGCCTG GTCATACTACAATGAATTGTCCGCATAGAGTAGCGACCGAGAATGGGGTTATGCCGTTACGTGGGAATACAAGTAGTTCACTGGATTATGTCTTTGGGCGGCAGATTAGAAGCAATATTCCCAAG ATAAAACCGACATTTGTGATACCGGATCAAGTGGACTGTGGAGTTATCAGATATCACAGTAGACGTATAACATGTTTGGAGTTCCATCCGACTAACAATAACCTTCTCCTATCAGGAGATAAG AAAGGGCAATTGGGAGTTTGGGATTTTCAAAAGATACATGAGAAGACGGTTTACGGAAAT ATACATTCGTGTATCCTTAACAACATGAA GTTTAACCCTGCAAATGATGGAACGATATATGGAGCATCATCAGACGGGACTGTTAGTTGCATCGACTTGGAGACTGGGTTGTCTTCTCAGTTGATGGACCTTAACCCTAATGGATGGCAG GGCCCAAATAATTGGAGAATGCTGTATGGGATGGACGTCAACTCAGACAAAGGACTAGTAGTGGTTGCTGATAACCATGGAATTCTTTATTA TGTGGATATGAGGTCAAACAGCAAAATGGAGAAATCTGTTTTGATCCATAAAAAGGGTACGAAAGTCGTGGGACTTCATTGTAATCCCCTTCAGCCTGAGCTTCTTCTAAGTTGTGGAAATGATCACTTT GCTCGTATTTGGGATATGCGTCGACTGGAAGCTGAATCCTCCCTTGCAAGTCTTCCGCATCGCAGTGTTGTGAACTCTGCATATTTCTCACCGGTTTCTGGCAGTAAAATTCTTACTACATCGATTGACAACCGTCTTCGTGTATGGGATTGTGTCTTTGGAAATTTGGATATCCCAAGCAGAGAGATAGTACACAGCCACAGTTTCAACCGGTATTTGACTCCTTTTAGAGCTGAATGGGACCCAAAG GACCCTTCGGAGTCCCTTGCAGTTATAGGACGCTATATAAGTGAGAACTTCAATGATGTTGCTTTGCATCCCATCGATTTCATTGACACCAGTACAGGACAGTTGGTTGCTGAGGTGATTGATCCGAACATCACGACCATTAGTTCTGTAAACAAGTTACATCCTCGAGATGATGTCATGGCAACTGGGAGTTCAAG GTCAATTTTCATTTGGAGGCCCAAGGAGAAAACTGAGCGCATTCAAGAGAAGGATGAGAATAGACTGGTTCTTTGCGGAGATGCTGGAAAGAAATCTAAGAAGGGGAAAGGTGGTAAAAGTGATGACGATGAGTCTGATGATGACAAGTACAACTCCAAAGGAAAGAACTCGAAATCCAAGAGCATAAAACCCAGATCGAAGAATCTGACTACTTAG